The Chelatococcus sp. HY11 nucleotide sequence CAACCATAAAACTGACCTTTCTGCTTGCTTGAAAAGGATGCGGCCGGGCAGGGCGTGGATGTCCGACCCGGCCAGGGCATTACTTGCCGAACAGCTTGCGCCATTCGTCTCGGGCCGAGACGTTCTCGGCGCGCCACTTGTCCAGGTCCGGGCTCCAGAGTTCGCTGGGCTTCGGATAGGTGATGCCGGGTACGGTCGGGTTGGCCGACTGCGGGTTGATGCCGTAGGCGAGGGCGGCCGCCACGGCGTCGCCGCCGCGTTTGCTCGTCACCCAATCGAGAAACACCTTCGCGGCGTTGGGATGCTTGGCCGTGGCGGTGATGCCGCCGGGAACCGGAAAGGACGGTGTGCCTTCGGGCATGAAGAGCAGCTTCAGGGGTGCGCCGGCTTGCACCTGAAGCAGGAAGGGTTCCGGCGAACCGACGGCAACGCCAAGGTCGCCACGCGCGAGGTCCGTCGTCAGCGGAGCAACTGACTGGTAGATGCGGGGCTTTCGCGCAGCGAGGTCCGCCCAGTATGTCGGACTAACCTTCTCGCGCAGGAATGTGTAGGCTGCGAAGGCAGCGCCACCGTCGATGTTCACGACACCCATCTGGCCGGCATATTTGGGGCTGAGCAGATCCGCCCAGCTTTTCGGGGTGTCGGCTTCCTTGATGCGCGCGGTGTTGATCGCCGGCGTGTAGATCGCGTTGATGAACGAATACCAGCGGCCCTCCGTGTCTTTCAGCTTGGCCGGAAGCGCATCGAAGCTCGTGACCTTGTAGGGTGCGGCCAGCACGCCCTTGCTCACCAGCTCGTCAATCATGACGATGTCGGAGATGTGGACGATGTCCGCCGCCAGGCTGCCGGCCTGGGCTTCCGTGAGGATGCGCTGGAACAGGGGCGCGGTAGACATGCGCACGTATTCCGTCTCGATGCCCGTGTCTGCCGTGAAGGCCTTGTGCACCACCTCCATCGCATCCTGCGGATAGGCGCCGAAATGGACTATCTTTCCTTCCTTTTTGGCGGCTGCGAGCAATTCGCTTGACGTGATCTTCTCACCGTTGATCACAAGCCCTTCCTGTGCCTGCGCAACCGTGCCCAGTCCGAACGCCAGCGCCGCCACAATTCCAAGGGTCCTCAGCATGACTTCCACCTCTGTGATTTATTTTTCTGATAAATGTGCCTGCTCTGATGAGTTCTTTTATATTAGACGAAGCGGCGCGACCGCGCGGCGGTCCAGGTCCGCGCTACACGGCTGGTTTCATCCACTTCCTTCCGATCAGGGTCACGACGCCAAGCAACACTGAGTAGAGCAGTGACAGCGATGCGACGAAGTCCCACATGCCGCTCTCATAAGCTTCGAGAAGCACGATCGAGAGCACGCGCGTGTAGGTTGTGTAGAGAAAAAGCGCGGCGCCGATTTCGCGAAGCCCGAGCACGAACAGCAGGAAAATGGTAGCGAAAACGCCGCCCCTGACGAGCGGAAGGACAATCCGTCGGACGATCGTCAGCCGGTTCGCGCCGCAAACCAATGCCGCGTCCTCGAGGTCGTCATGGACCTGTGTGATCGAGGACGCGATCGCCCGGTAACCCTGAGGCATGAAACGTGGAATGAACGCGATGATGAGGATGATGAGCGTGCCGTAGATGGGGATCGGCGAACCGACCCAGGTCCACAGAGTGCCCATGGCGAGTAGCATGGCCGGGATGGCGAGCGGCAGCATGGCGATGTATTCGAGGAACTTCCGCCCCGGCAGTCTCGTGCGGTTCACCACATAAGCCAGGGTGAAGAACAGCGCCGTGCCGACGATCGCGGTGACCGACGAGACGATCAGGCTGTTGACCAGGCCGGACTGCACTTGGCGGTTCGAAACCACCTGGATCAGCCGGCGGAAGCTCATCTGCGACAGGTCGAAGAAGGCCAGTGAGTTCGGAATGAAGAGATTGGCGCGGAATGAGCCGAGCAGGAGAGCCAACACCGGTATGACGATGGCGATCACGAAATAGACGATGACCAGCGCGAGGGCCGGTACCCGCCAGCACCCAAGCGCCACGGCGCGCTGGTTGAGGCCCTTGCCGGTTACCGTGCGGTAGTCGCGGCCCTTCAGCACCCAGCGTTGCGCATAGATCAGCGCGCAGACGATGCCGGCCAGCACCAGCGCCAGAGCGCTTGCGCCGTTAGGATCGGCCGGCGGACGCACCATTTGGTAGTAGATGCGCAGCGAGATCGTCTCGATACCAACTGGCCCGCCCAGGATAAGCGGGACGCCGACCGTCTCGATCATCAGCACAAGGTTGAGAATGGCCGAACCAAGGATGGCTGGCATCACCAGCGGCAGAACGATGCGGCGTGTCGCCCGGATCGGGTTGGCGCCGTGCACGGCGGCGGCATCCTCCATGTCCGATGTGATCATGGTCAGGGCGGCGTAGGTGAACAGGAAGGGGTAGGGGACGTGGTAGAGTCCCTCGACGAAGATGAAGCCCGCCAGCGAGCGCATTTCGAGGCGAAACGGCAGGCCGAGATCGGCGAAGATGATGTTCAGGTAGCCGGAATTTCCCGCCGCCAGCAGCGACCAGGTGACCGCTGCAACCAGTATCGAGATGAACAGCGGCAGGACGCCGGCGATATGGATGAATGATTTACCGGGCACGTCGGTGCGTGCCGCCAGCCAGGCCAGCGAGCAGCCGATCACCGTGGCGAAGATAGTACCGCCGACGGCCACGACGAGCGAATTGAAGGCCGCGACCTGAAGGCGCTGGTCGCTGAGCAGCGCGAAATTCTTCAGCGTGAAGCGGGTCTCGTTGCCGGTGAAGGGCACCGCATCCTGCAGCGCCGTGTAGATCACCAACCCGATCGGTACGATGGCAAGAACTGCCAGTATGCCGAGCAGGACGGCCATGAAGGTGGTGCGCTGGACGGCGATGGAAGCACTGCTCACGCGGCGCTCCGCGGCAGAAGCAAGATGGCGCCGGCGGCAATGGTGAGGCTGACGCGCGCGCCGACACGCATGGCGGGATCGACCGACTTGTCGAACACTTCGAAGACCTTGTCATCCTCATCGAGCCGAACGCGCAGATGCACGTGCGAGCCCATGAAGCTGGCGAGCGTCACCTCGCCACGCACCTGGTTCGACGCGAGAGCGGTCGATGCATCGCCAGCGAGTTCAGCGACGATGTCGCCGGGCCGGATGCAGGCAAAAGTGCCGCCGCTGCCGCTGCCCGGAGGCGTGGCGGCCACGAAGGCGCGGTCGATCCCCTCGATGCGGAAACCGGTGCCGCCGTCGCGCTCGCCCTGAACCTCGACCGGGAAGACATTCTGGTAGCCGATGAACTCGGCGACCGTGCTGGAGGACGGACGGCGGTAGATCGAGATCGGGTCGTTGCGCTGCAACAGGTTGCCGGCCTGCATGACGGCCACCTCGTCGGCCAGCGCCAGCGCTTCCTGCTGGTCGTGGGTGACGAAGACGGAGGTGATGGAGAAGCGCGTCTGCAACTCGCGCAGCTCGACCCGCAGATGGTCGCGCAGCCGGGCATCGAGGTTGGACAAGGGCTCGTCGAAAAGCAGCACCGACGGCCGCATCACCATGCTGCGCGCCAGCGCCACACGTTGCATCTGACCCCCGCTCAAGGCACTCGCGCCCCGCGTCATCATCGCCGAGAGACCGACGACAGCGAGCATGTCCTCGACCTGGTCACGCACCTCGGCTGCCGGCAGTCCCTTCATCTCCAGCGGGAAGGCGACGTTCTCGAACACAGTCATATGCGGCCAGATCGCATAGGACTGGAAGACCATGCCGACGTTTCGTTCGTTGACGGGCGTGTTGACGCGGCGTTCGCTGTCAAAGACGGGCTTGCCGGCAATCTCGATGCGGCCCGCGGTTGGCTGTTCCAGCCCGACGATGCAGCGCATCACCGTTGTCTTGCCGCAGCCCGAAGGACCGAGCAACACCAGCATATGGCCCTGCTGGACGTCGAGGCTCACGCCGTTGACAGCGTTCACGTCGCCAAATTTCTTGAAGAGACCCTGGATGCGGATACTCACAACGAATATCTCGCGCTAATATGTCCTATCCGCTTCCATCGACCCATTATTACCCCTCGTTATTGGTGGTTATGTCAGTGCGATGCGGGCCTTTTTCTGCTTTTTTGATCCCTTATGATTTGCGTCGCGTAACGGGCCGCCCCAATGCCCGGAAACACTTTGCCAGATTGCTGCGCGCAATCCGGACGACTCTGATCCCCATGAAGCCATATCTTGGCCTATTCTTCGCTCACGGTAGCACGGATGAGTACTTCTTCAAGATTAAAATATTAGCCTGCGTCAGGCCCTTGGGAGTGTGACGTTCTGTGTACTGTGCAAGCAGACCGAGGTTTGGTTCGACCGGCTGGAACCCCTGCTACAGCCAGACTGCATGGTGGCGACAAACACGAGCTGCCAGTTGGTCGGCGATGTCGGCGCTGGCCCCGCTGTACGACGATGGCCTCCTTTGTCTAACGAACCGGCAGCGGGCCATTTCGTATTGGTTAAGGTCAAGATTGTGCGCCCTCACAAGCAATCGCTCCGTCGGAATGGCCGCTCGCCAACCGAACAGGGCTCTTTACCCGCCGGGTGACAGTTTCGTGTGCGCTCGTTTTTAGAACTGGAATGAACCAGCAGAGCCCTCAGCAGTTCTCATCATTGATGCGCAGATCATTCCAAGCAGGATTGCGAGCGCGGCTTCATAGAGATTGGAGGCGGAAATGCCAACTCCAGGAGGATTTCCATTGAACAGGCGCGACCTCGTGGTCGGAGCTGGCGCGTGCTCCGCCTTGCCGGTCCTTCCGACATCTGCGTATCCCCAGTCTACGCCAGTTGGCCAGCCGGTGATGACGGAAATCTCGTTTGGCGTGAACGGCAGGACCCGTGAGCTGACCCTCGATACCCGGACCACCCTGCTCGACGCTTTGCGGGAGCATTTGCACCTGACGGGCACAAAGAAGGGCTGCGACCACGGTCAGTGCGGTGTCTGCACGGTCATCGTGGATGGGCACAGGATAAACTCTTGCCTGACCCTGGCTGTTATGCATCCAAACGCCAACATCACAACAATAGAAGGGCTCGGCGACGTCGATCAATTGCATCCCATGCAGGCGGCCTTCGTTAAGCATGACGGCTTCCAATGCGGTTATTGTACGCCCGGCCAGATCTGTTCCAGCATAGCGATGCTCGACGAAATTGAGGCCGGTATTCCGAGCCATGTCACCAGCGACCTGACTGCGCCGGTCGAAGTCAGCGACGTTGAAATCCGCGAGCGCATGAGCGGCAATATCTGCCGTTGCGGCGCTTATTCCAACATCATCGAGGCGGTGACAGAAGTAGCGGGGAGGCAAGCATGAAGGCCTTCACCTATGAGCGCGCCCACACCCCAAAAGCGGCTGCGAGCGCCGCCGCCGTCAATCCGGCCGCAAAGTTCATCGCCGGCGGGACCAACCTGATCGACCTGATGAAACTGGAAGTTGAGGCGCCGACACATCTCATCGACCTAAATCCGCTCAAGCTCGATACGATCGAGGCGACCTCTGATGGAGGGCTGCGTATAGGCGCCTTGGTCCGCAACACCGCTCTTGCCGCGGACCGGCGCATTCGCCGCGATTATGGTGTCCTGTCTCGGGCTCTGCTGGCGGGGGCTTCCGGTCAACTGAGGAACCGCGCCACGACTGCCGGTAACCTGCTCCAGCGCACCCGCTGTCCGTATTTTTACGATACGGGTCAGGTTTGCAATAAGCGTGAGCCCGGCAGCGGCTGCTCCGCGATTGGTGGCATCGCGCGTCAACTCGCGATTATTGGTACGAGCGAGGCCTGTATTGCCACACATCCATCGGACATGGCTGTCGCGATGCGCGCGCTGGACGCGACCGTGGAAACCGTCAAGCCTGACGGAGCGACGCGTGCAATCCCGATCTCGGACCTCTATCGGCTACCCGGGACGACGCCGCAAACCGAAACTGTGCTGAAGCACGGCGAGGTGATTACATCAGTCGTATTGCCCAAACCGATCGGCGGAAAGCAATTTTATCGCAAGGTACGCGACCGCGCATCCTATGCCTTTGCGCTCGTTTCCGTCGCAGCCATTATACAGCAGGATGGCACGGGACGCGTTGCCCTCGGTGGCGTTGCCGCCAAGCCTTGGCGACGCGAAAGAGCCGATGTCGCGTTGCCCCGCGGCGCGAGGGCGACCGCAGGTGCGCTGCTCGACGGTGCCAACCCCGCCAGGGACAATGCGTTCAAGCTACAGCTGGTCGAGCGTACGCTCCACGCAGTGCTGACCGAGGCGAGGGCCTGAGCCATGAAGTTCGACAAACCCGCGACGAGCAATCCGATCGACCGAAAGACTATCATCAGTCAGCCGCGCGATCGGCTGGACGGACCGCTGAAGGTGACGGGCACAGCTCGCTACGCCTATGAGCAGTACGATGTCGTCTCGAACCAAGCCTATGGATATGTTGTGGGCGCGGGCATCGCCAAGGGACGGATAGGGTCGATCGACATCGAAGTGGCGCGGAAGGCCGCGGGTGTGCTCGCAGTGGTGACGGCGAGGGAAGCAGGCAAGCTCGGGAAGGCGAAGAGGAACACCGCGCGTCTGCTCGCGGGTCCGGATATCGAGCACTATCATCAGGCGATCGCTCTCGTCGTCGCGGAGACCTTCGAGCAAGCCCGTGCCGCGGCTAGCCTCATTCGGGTGGAATATGCGGCGACCGGCGGTTCATTTGACCTCGCGGCGGCGCGGAGCGGTGCCCGCGCGCCGGAGGGTGACGACCCGGGCCTGGCGGACACCCATGTCGGCGACTTTTCCGGTGCCTTTGCGCGCGCGCCGGTCAAGCTCGATGAAACCTACTCCACTCCCGATGAAAGCCACGCGATGATGGAGCCCCACGCCACGCTTGCGGCGTGGGATGGCGACAGGCTCACGCTCTGGACTTCAAATCAAATGGTCGCCTGGGCGGTGGCCGACATGGCCGCGACGCTCGACATCCCCAAAGACAACGTCCGGATCGTTTCATCCTTCATCGGCGGCGGGTTCGGGGGCAAGCTTTTTCTAAGGTCCGATGTACTGCTGGCAGCGCTTGGGGCGCGCGCGGCCGGTCGTCCGGTCAAGGTCGCGCTTTCCCGGCCTCTGATGATGAACAACACGACGCACAGGCCGGCGACGATCCAGCGGATCCGGATCGGCGCCACCAAAGACGGCCACATCACGGCGATGGGCCACGAGAGCTGGTCGGGTGACCTTGCCGGAGGCGGACCTGAGCTCGCCGTGCAGCAGACGCGGCTTCTCTATGCCGGCGCCAATCGAATGACCGCGATGCGCTTGGCCATCCTGGACCTGCCGGAGGCCAACGCCATGCGCGCTCCTGGCGAGGCGCCAGGCCTCATGGCGCTGGAAATGGCCATGGATGAAATGGCCGAGAAGCTCGGGATGGACCCGATCGCCTTCCGTCTACTGAACGACACGCAGGTTGATCCCGAAAAACCCGAGCGGCCGTTTTCGATGCGTAGTCTCGACAGATGCATGCGGTTAGGCGCGGACCATTTCGGTTGGGGCAGGCGCTCCGCAAAGCCAGGCCAGACCCGGGATCGTCGCTGGCTGGTAGGAATGGGGGTCGCTTCGGCCTTCCGCAACAACCTCGTGATGAAATCGGCCGCCCGCGTGCGGCTTGAAACAGACGGCACGGTCACTGTCGAGACGGACATGACAGATATCGGCACGGGGAGTTATACCATCATTGGTCAAACGGCGGCCGAGATGCTCGGGTTAGACCTCGACAAGATCTCCGTTAAACTGGGCGATTCCCGCTTTCCCGTCTCGTCGGGATCGGGAGGCCAATGGGGTGGCAACAGCGCGACCGCCGGTGTCTACGCCGCCTGTCTCAAGCTGCGTGAAGCTATTGCGCAGAAGCTTGGCATCAATTCTGCGGAAGCGGTTTTTGCTGATGGCGAGGTTTTTTCGGGAAACCGTCGCGTCCCGCTACTGAACGCCGTTGGAGGAGCGCCGCTGGTTGGCGAGGACCTGATGGAGTATGGCGACCTCGATAAAACGCATCAGCAATCGACCTTCGGCGCGCATTTCGTCGAAGTAGCCGTCGATTCCGCAACGGCGGAAACAAGGATAAGGCGCATGCTGGCCGTCTGTGCGGCCGGACGCATACTCAACCCGAAGACGGCGCGCAGCCAGGTGATCGGCGCGATGACAATGGGCGCGGGGGCAGCCCTCATGGAAGAGCTTGCCGTCGATACCCGTCGCGGTTTCTTCGTCAATCATGACCTCGCCGGCTATGAGGTTCCTGTTCACGCCGATATCCCGCATCAGGAGGTCATCTTCCTTGATGAGGAAGATCCAATGTCTTCGCCGATGAAGGCCAAGGGGGTTGGCGAACTTGGGATCTGTGGCGTTGGAGCTGCCATCGCCAACGCGATCTACAATGCAACGGGCATTCGCGTCCGCGATTATCCGATCACGCTCGACAAGTTGATCGACCGGATGCCGGATGCAGCTTAAGTGCCGGGAGAGCGCGGTTGGTTGGATGGTGACCAATCCGGTCGACGTCGTGGTTTCTGGCAGGGTTGGCTACCGGCTGTTGTCGCGGACACGGCAATGACCGGACTGCATCTCAACAAATGAAGAAAGGAACCACGCGGGGGGTCTGCGCGTCTTACGTTGGGGCGTAGTCTTGAGGGAAGAGCAATGATGAGCGTGACGAAGCCGGTATCGACCAAAGCCCGTACCGGCGTCGTCGGGTTAGATGACATTCTGGTGGGGGGGCTGGAGCGCGGGCATGTATTTCTGCTCGAGGGAAACCCCGGCACCGGCAAGACCACCATCGCATTGGGCTTCCTTCTTCAAGGAGCAGAGGCCGGTGAGAAAGGCCTCTACATCACCCTTTCCGAGACCGAACGCGAGCTGCGCGCGGGAGCTGCCTCCCATGGCTGGGAGATAGACGGGAACATTGAGGTTTTCGAACTCGTTCCGCCGGAGACGCTGCTGGACGAAGATCAGCAGCAGAGCCTGCTCTATTCCTCGGAGCTCGAGCTCGGCGAGACGACAAAAGCGATCTTCGAGGCGTTCGAGCGCGTAAAGCCGCGCCGTGTCGTGCTTGACAGTTTATCGGAAATTCGGTTGCTCGCTCAGAGTTCGCTACGCTATCGGCGGCAGATACTTGCGCTGAAGCACTTTCTTGCCCGGAGCGAAGCAACTGTTCTGCTGCTCGACGACCTCACATCGGACACGCATGATAAGACTGTGCACTCGGTTGTGCACGGCGTGATCAAGCTTGAGGAACTGGCGCCCGACTACGGTGCCGAGCGCCGCCGGATGCGCGTCGCTAAATATCGCGGCCAGGCGTTCCGGGGTGGCTATCACGACTTCACCATCAAGACAGGAGGTGTGGAAATATTCCCGCGCCTGGTGGCCTCTGAGCACCGCACGGGTTTCCATCGCAAACAGGCGACCAGTGATTTAACCGAACTTGACACGTTGCTTGGGGGCGGAATTGAGCAGGGGTCGAGTACGCTGGTGCTTGGGCCGGCGGGAACGGGCAAGAGCACGTTCGCGCTGCAGTTCGTGGCTTCAGCCGTGAAGCGTGGAGAGAAGGCCGCGATTTTTATCTTCGATGAAGAACTCGGCCTGCTCTTCGATCGGACCAAAGCGATGGGCTTTGATCTCGAACGCATGAGCGCCAACGGCGCTCTCCACATCGAACAGGTGGATGCGGCGGAACTTTCGCCCGGCGAGTTCGCTCACCGCGTCCGTATGCGCGTGACAGATGCCCAAGCCAAAACGGTGGTGATTGACAGCCTTAACGGCTATCAAGCTGCGATGCCGGGAGAGAATGCGCTCATTCTACACGTTCACGAGCTTTTACAATATCTTAATCGGCAGGGGGCGACGACATTTTTGACCGTAGCGCAACACGGGCTGGTCGGTGACATGAAGTCGCCGGTCGATATCACCTATCTTGCCGATACGGTGATCTTGCTGCGCTACTTCGAGGCGCTGGGCCGGGCACGGCGCGCTGTGTCCGTCATCAAGAAGCGAACTGGCCGCCACGAAGACACGATCCGCGAGTTCCAAATCAATAGCACTGGTCTCTCTCTCGGCCAGCCGCTCTATGAATTCCAGGGCGTGCTGCGCGGCGTGCCAAATTTTGTAGGTCCTGCCGAGCCTCTCCTCAACCGCGGGCAACCGAGGTAACCGTCATCGACAACGCATTACGAGCTCTGGTTCTCGCTCCCCACGGCCGCGACGCCGTTCTTGCCGCACATCTGTTAAGGAGCGCGGGAATAGAGACGGACGCCTGTGATGACGTGAAGGCGCTTGCGTCTTCGGTAAGCGACAGCGTGGTGCTTGGCGTCGTGACGGAAGAGGTTTTGCGCCATGCAGACCTGCGGGGTCTGTTTGAATGGGTACAATCCCAGCCGACGTGGTCGGATCTCCCTTTTATAATTCTGACACATCGGGGTGGAGGCCCGGAGCGTAATCCGAACGCCGCACGCCTATCGGAAACACTCGGGAACGTCACGTTTCTCGAGCGCCCTTTCCATGCGACCAGTTTCATCAGCATGGCACGCGCGGCTGTCCGTGGCCGTCTCCGCCAGTTCGAGGCGAGATCACGCATTCGCGAATTGCACGAGAGCGAAGAGCGACTGCGCACAGCATTGCTTGCTGGCCGACTTGGGACGTGGGAACTGAACCTTTCGACCAGGGAGCTGAAAAGCAGCGCCACCCACAACGCGGTATACGGCCGCGGCGCGGGGGAGCCGTTCTCTTACACCGACTTGCTCGCCAGCATTCATCCCGATGATCGTGACGCCGTCGCGGCGGCGGAGAAGCAGTGCGTGGAGCGTGGTGGGGACCACGCGGTGGAATATCGGACCGTTTGGCCGGACGGTGGCGTGCATTGGGCAGAAGTTCATGGGCGCATGGTTGACGATGAGGGTGTTCCCGAGGGGCGCATCGTCGGGGTGTCTTCCGATATCACCGAGCGCAAGTCCGCTGAAGAACGCTTGCGCCGTCTGAATGAGACGCTTGAAGAGCGTGTGGCGGCCCGCGCTGCGGAGAATGAGCGCGCTCATGCGACAATCCTGGAGGAAATTCGGCAGCGGCAGGCCGCGGAAGAGCTTCTTCGCCAGGCGCAGAAGATGGAGATGATCGGTCAGCTGACGGGCGGCGTAGCGCACGACTTCAATAATCTGCTGATGGCGGTCATGGCCAATCTGGATCTGCTGGGTCGTCAAGTCGCGCATGACGCCAAGGCTGCCCGTCTGGTCGATGGCGCCTTGCAAGGCGCACAGCGCGGGGCGGCGCTCACGCAGCGGCTGCTAGCCTTTGCCCGTCGACAGGACCTGAAGCCCGAGCCGATTGATCTCGCCGCACTTGTTACCGGGATGGACGAACTTATGGAGCGTTCGGTCGGACCCTTGATTGAATTGCGACGCCATATTCCCCAAGGTCTTCCTCTGGCTCTGCTGGACGCTAATCAGATCGAGCTCGCCCTGCTCAACCTCATCGTGAACGCCCGGGACGCCATGCCTGAGGGGGGCGTTCTTTCCATCACCGTCGACGTTGCCGAGAGCGCCGATGACACGGAGTTGTCCGCAGGACGTTATGTGCGCTTGTCCGTCAGCGATACGGGGCATGGGATGGATGAGGAAACATTGAAAAAGGCGACCGAGCCGTTTTTCTCTACGAAGGAGCTCGGCAAGGGTACAGGGCTTGGCCTCTCAATGATCCATGGTCTGGCCATACAGCTTGGCGGTGCCCTGAAACTGGCAAGCGCGCCCGGACGCGGCACAACCGCGGAGCTTTGGTTGCCCATGACGACCCAGCCGCCTCCAGTTGCGCCCAAATCGACGCCTGTGTCGGAGCGTCCTGCCGAGCTTCCCAAGGCAACCATCCTCGTTGTCGACGATGACGTGCTCATCGCCATGAGCACAGTTGATATGCTGGAGGATCTCGGCCACGTCGTCATTGAAGCGAACTCAGGCAGAGCGGCGCTCGATATATTGCGCAGCAATGACTCGGTAGATCTTCTGATCACCGATTTTTCGATGCCACAGATGAACGGTGCTCAGCTTGCAAAAGCTGCGCTTGAACTGCGGCCGAACCTGTCCATTTTGCTGGCGACGGGATATGCCGAGCTTCCGCCAGGTGCTGGTAGCGAGTTGCCGCGCATCTCAAAACCCTATCAGCAGTCCCAGCTTGCATCCGAGATCGCGAAGTTATTAGACCGGATTGTAAAATAAGAACGGATCGCCCCTTGTCCCGTGTTGAAAGGTGGCTGCTGTGGCGCGCCTTCGAGTGTCGTGGCTGCAGCGCCCTTACATCGAACAGGCCCGTACGGGGGCAGCTACGACTGGCCTTCCAGGCGCACGTGAGGGCCTCCTCGCGGGTATGACATTGGCGACGCTTCTTGCAATCGCCTGGCGCGGCGCAACGCTTCGGACCCCCGGGCTCCGGGATGGCCTCGCTCGCATCGCCATAAGTCGCAACCCACGAATGTGTAACGCAGTTCGAAGTGATGCGGTCAGCAGCGGAC carries:
- a CDS encoding ABC transporter substrate-binding protein, giving the protein MLRTLGIVAALAFGLGTVAQAQEGLVINGEKITSSELLAAAKKEGKIVHFGAYPQDAMEVVHKAFTADTGIETEYVRMSTAPLFQRILTEAQAGSLAADIVHISDIVMIDELVSKGVLAAPYKVTSFDALPAKLKDTEGRWYSFINAIYTPAINTARIKEADTPKSWADLLSPKYAGQMGVVNIDGGAAFAAYTFLREKVSPTYWADLAARKPRIYQSVAPLTTDLARGDLGVAVGSPEPFLLQVQAGAPLKLLFMPEGTPSFPVPGGITATAKHPNAAKVFLDWVTSKRGGDAVAAALAYGINPQSANPTVPGITYPKPSELWSPDLDKWRAENVSARDEWRKLFGK
- a CDS encoding iron ABC transporter permease produces the protein MSSASIAVQRTTFMAVLLGILAVLAIVPIGLVIYTALQDAVPFTGNETRFTLKNFALLSDQRLQVAAFNSLVVAVGGTIFATVIGCSLAWLAARTDVPGKSFIHIAGVLPLFISILVAAVTWSLLAAGNSGYLNIIFADLGLPFRLEMRSLAGFIFVEGLYHVPYPFLFTYAALTMITSDMEDAAAVHGANPIRATRRIVLPLVMPAILGSAILNLVLMIETVGVPLILGGPVGIETISLRIYYQMVRPPADPNGASALALVLAGIVCALIYAQRWVLKGRDYRTVTGKGLNQRAVALGCWRVPALALVIVYFVIAIVIPVLALLLGSFRANLFIPNSLAFFDLSQMSFRRLIQVVSNRQVQSGLVNSLIVSSVTAIVGTALFFTLAYVVNRTRLPGRKFLEYIAMLPLAIPAMLLAMGTLWTWVGSPIPIYGTLIILIIAFIPRFMPQGYRAIASSITQVHDDLEDAALVCGANRLTIVRRIVLPLVRGGVFATIFLLFVLGLREIGAALFLYTTYTRVLSIVLLEAYESGMWDFVASLSLLYSVLLGVVTLIGRKWMKPAV
- a CDS encoding ABC transporter ATP-binding protein — protein: MSIRIQGLFKKFGDVNAVNGVSLDVQQGHMLVLLGPSGCGKTTVMRCIVGLEQPTAGRIEIAGKPVFDSERRVNTPVNERNVGMVFQSYAIWPHMTVFENVAFPLEMKGLPAAEVRDQVEDMLAVVGLSAMMTRGASALSGGQMQRVALARSMVMRPSVLLFDEPLSNLDARLRDHLRVELRELQTRFSITSVFVTHDQQEALALADEVAVMQAGNLLQRNDPISIYRRPSSSTVAEFIGYQNVFPVEVQGERDGGTGFRIEGIDRAFVAATPPGSGSGGTFACIRPGDIVAELAGDASTALASNQVRGEVTLASFMGSHVHLRVRLDEDDKVFEVFDKSVDPAMRVGARVSLTIAAGAILLLPRSAA
- the paoA gene encoding aldehyde dehydrogenase iron-sulfur subunit PaoA, with protein sequence MPTPGGFPLNRRDLVVGAGACSALPVLPTSAYPQSTPVGQPVMTEISFGVNGRTRELTLDTRTTLLDALREHLHLTGTKKGCDHGQCGVCTVIVDGHRINSCLTLAVMHPNANITTIEGLGDVDQLHPMQAAFVKHDGFQCGYCTPGQICSSIAMLDEIEAGIPSHVTSDLTAPVEVSDVEIRERMSGNICRCGAYSNIIEAVTEVAGRQA
- a CDS encoding xanthine dehydrogenase family protein subunit M; amino-acid sequence: MKAFTYERAHTPKAAASAAAVNPAAKFIAGGTNLIDLMKLEVEAPTHLIDLNPLKLDTIEATSDGGLRIGALVRNTALAADRRIRRDYGVLSRALLAGASGQLRNRATTAGNLLQRTRCPYFYDTGQVCNKREPGSGCSAIGGIARQLAIIGTSEACIATHPSDMAVAMRALDATVETVKPDGATRAIPISDLYRLPGTTPQTETVLKHGEVITSVVLPKPIGGKQFYRKVRDRASYAFALVSVAAIIQQDGTGRVALGGVAAKPWRRERADVALPRGARATAGALLDGANPARDNAFKLQLVERTLHAVLTEARA
- the paoC gene encoding aldehyde oxidoreductase molybdenum-binding subunit PaoC; protein product: MKFDKPATSNPIDRKTIISQPRDRLDGPLKVTGTARYAYEQYDVVSNQAYGYVVGAGIAKGRIGSIDIEVARKAAGVLAVVTAREAGKLGKAKRNTARLLAGPDIEHYHQAIALVVAETFEQARAAASLIRVEYAATGGSFDLAAARSGARAPEGDDPGLADTHVGDFSGAFARAPVKLDETYSTPDESHAMMEPHATLAAWDGDRLTLWTSNQMVAWAVADMAATLDIPKDNVRIVSSFIGGGFGGKLFLRSDVLLAALGARAAGRPVKVALSRPLMMNNTTHRPATIQRIRIGATKDGHITAMGHESWSGDLAGGGPELAVQQTRLLYAGANRMTAMRLAILDLPEANAMRAPGEAPGLMALEMAMDEMAEKLGMDPIAFRLLNDTQVDPEKPERPFSMRSLDRCMRLGADHFGWGRRSAKPGQTRDRRWLVGMGVASAFRNNLVMKSAARVRLETDGTVTVETDMTDIGTGSYTIIGQTAAEMLGLDLDKISVKLGDSRFPVSSGSGGQWGGNSATAGVYAACLKLREAIAQKLGINSAEAVFADGEVFSGNRRVPLLNAVGGAPLVGEDLMEYGDLDKTHQQSTFGAHFVEVAVDSATAETRIRRMLAVCAAGRILNPKTARSQVIGAMTMGAGAALMEELAVDTRRGFFVNHDLAGYEVPVHADIPHQEVIFLDEEDPMSSPMKAKGVGELGICGVGAAIANAIYNATGIRVRDYPITLDKLIDRMPDAA
- a CDS encoding ATPase domain-containing protein: MSVTKPVSTKARTGVVGLDDILVGGLERGHVFLLEGNPGTGKTTIALGFLLQGAEAGEKGLYITLSETERELRAGAASHGWEIDGNIEVFELVPPETLLDEDQQQSLLYSSELELGETTKAIFEAFERVKPRRVVLDSLSEIRLLAQSSLRYRRQILALKHFLARSEATVLLLDDLTSDTHDKTVHSVVHGVIKLEELAPDYGAERRRMRVAKYRGQAFRGGYHDFTIKTGGVEIFPRLVASEHRTGFHRKQATSDLTELDTLLGGGIEQGSSTLVLGPAGTGKSTFALQFVASAVKRGEKAAIFIFDEELGLLFDRTKAMGFDLERMSANGALHIEQVDAAELSPGEFAHRVRMRVTDAQAKTVVIDSLNGYQAAMPGENALILHVHELLQYLNRQGATTFLTVAQHGLVGDMKSPVDITYLADTVILLRYFEALGRARRAVSVIKKRTGRHEDTIREFQINSTGLSLGQPLYEFQGVLRGVPNFVGPAEPLLNRGQPR